The Elaeis guineensis isolate ETL-2024a chromosome 14, EG11, whole genome shotgun sequence genome has a segment encoding these proteins:
- the LOC105057181 gene encoding peroxidase RIP1: MAAAQLFFTYFAMILAIMLPAFGELSPDFYEEVCPLALPTIKLIVQQAIAFESRMGASLIRLHFHDCFVNGCDGSILLDDTPSLTGEKTAVPNNDSLRGFDVVDRIKSAVNLACLGNVVSCADILAVAARDSVVALGGSSYDVLLGRRDATTASRDAANANIPAPFLDLPDLIANFKSHGLGLEDLVVLSGAHTLGFSRCVVYRNRIYNETSTIDGDFAASLRAVCPPSGDDDSLSPLDESPASFDTAYYQDLVERKGLLHSDQQLFKGDGSLADELVQKYSENLDAFWAAFGVAMIKLGNMSPLTGSDGEIRENCRAVNSD, translated from the exons ATGGCTGCTGCCCAATTGTTCTTCACATACTTTGCTATGATCTTGGCCATCATGCTGCCTGCATTTGGGGAGCTGTCACCAGACTTTTACGAGGAGGTTTGCCCGCTGGCATTACCCACAATCAAACTAATAGTTCAGCAGGCGATTGCTTTTGAGTCTCGGATGGGTGCGTCATTGATCCGGTTACACTTCCATGACTGCTTTGTTAAT GGTTGTGATGGATCAATTTTGTTGGATGATACCCCATCTTTGACTGGCGAGAAGACGGCGGTGCCGAATAATGACTCCCTTAGGGGCTTTGACGTGGTCGATCGAATTAAATCTGCTGTCAATTTGGCATGTTTAGGAAATGTGGTCTCATGTGCTGATATCCTGGCGGTCGCTGCTCGAGACTCAGTTGTTGCT CTTGGAGGAAGCTCCTATGATGTGCTCCTAGGCCGAAGGGACGCGACGACGGCGAGCAGGGACGCAGCGAATGCCAACATCCCTGCCCCATTCTTGGATCTTCCAGACCTCATCGCCAACTTCAAGTCCCACGGTCTGGGCCTCGAGGACCTTGTGGTCCTCTCCGGTGCACACACCCTCGGCTTCTCTCGATGCGTTGTCTACCGAAACAGAATCTACAATGAGACATCCACCATCGATGGTGACTTCGCCGCTTCCCTCCGGGCCGTGTGTCCACCGTCAGGGGATGACGACAGCCTCTCACCGCTTGATGAGTCTCCGGCGAGCTTCGACACGGCCTACTACCAGGATCTAGTGGAGAGAAAGGGACTGTTGCACTCGGACCAGCAGTTGTTTAAGGGGGACGGGAGCTTGGCTGATGAGCTGGTGCAGAAGTATAGTGAGAACCTTGATGCCTTCTGGGCTGCATTTGGGGTGGCTATGATTAAGCTGGGGAACATGAGCCCCCTGACAGGGAGTGATGGGGAGATCCGTGAGAATTGTCGAGCTGTGAATTCGGACTAG
- the LOC105057368 gene encoding peroxidase RIP1-like — protein sequence MAHFTFCMLFLVIATLALPSRGQLCPDFYDHVCPQALPAIKAVVERAVARQPRMGGSLLRLHFHDCFVNGCDGSVLLDDAPGFTGEKTATPNLNSLKGFKVIDEIKNAVNEACHGNVVSCADILAIAARDSVAALGGPPYMVLLGRRDSRTASLNDANNDLPPPVFNFSQLLSNFGSHGLDLKDLVVLSGGHTIGQARCTNFKDRLYNETNIDQGFAGALRNYCPRSGGDNNLAPLDATPASFDTAYFNGLLQGRGLLHSDQQLFKGDHGASDGLVSFYSGNPYAFWADFAVSMVKMGNIKPLTGNQGEIRMNCRKVN from the exons ATGGCCCATTTCACTTTCTGCATGCTTTTCCTCGTAATAGCTACATTAGCTCTCCCATCGAGGGGTCAGCTATGTCCAGACTTCTACGACCACGTATGCCCACAAGCGCTGCCCGCCATAAAGGCAGTGGTGGAGAGAGCGGTGGCACGGCAACCACGCATGGGAGGGTCTTTGCTCCGACTACACTTCCACGACTGCTTCGTTAAC GGTTGTGATGGATCGGTACTGTTGGATGATGCACCTGGGTTCACTGGAGAGAAGACCGCGACGCCTAACTTGAACTCCTTGAAAGGATTCAAAGTAATCGACGAGATCAAGAACGCCGTCAACGAAGCATGCCATGGCAATGTTGTGTCGTGTGCGGATATCTTGGCAATTGCAGCTCGTGACTCCGTCGCTGCG TTAGGAGGACCTCCATATATGGTACTACTAGGAAGAAGAGACTCGAGGACGGCGAGCCTAAACGATGCTAACAATGACCTCCCACCCCCTGTCTTTAACTTCTCTCAACTCCTGTCCAACTTCGGATCGCACGGGCTAGATCTTAAAGATCTAGTGGTTTTATCCGGTGGCCACACGATTGGGCAGGCTCGATGCACAAACTTTAAAGACAGGCTCTACAACGAGACCAACATCGACCAAGGCTTTGCAGGCGCTCTTCGCAACTATTGCCCAAGATCAGGTGGGGATAACAACCTTGCACCATTGGATGCGACACCAGCGAGCTTCGACACAGCTTACTTCAATGGGTTGCTGCAAGGGAGGGGGCTCTTGCACTCGGACCAACAGTTATTCAAGGGTGATCATGGTGCAAGCGATGGCTTGGTCAGTTTCTACAGTGGTAACCCCTACGCCTTTTGGGCTGACTTCGCCGTATCCATGGTGAAGATGGGAAATATTAAGCCACTGACAGGCAACCAAGGCGAGATACGCATGAATTGCAGGAAAGTCAATTAA